A part of Chanodichthys erythropterus isolate Z2021 chromosome 4, ASM2448905v1, whole genome shotgun sequence genomic DNA contains:
- the fam228a gene encoding protein FAM228A isoform X1 — MTHTKTADDMQHTLSLSSRKQLLQEQFNSEQQEVNAITQPLLETEAVFIKNLDHYLTHRDTLELRKSKLLYKRWTQNVWLPIQRSMEQHFTHHGYSETQKMRSMHAHYINYCNAKGFVFLESYDPLEYNPFLHHFNTRYRKQIFTPTLEDPLSLQSRARIKEKTAILRCQTGHVYRRQQVEEILRSPPTSQQSLKQSQAKLSRDTTSQRFWEDHSLFRSRY, encoded by the exons ATGACACATACAAAGACTGCAGATGACATGCAACACACCCTCTCTCTCAGCTCCAGAAAACAACTACTG CAGGAACAATTCAACTCTGAACAGCAAGAAGTTAATGCCATTACGCAGCCACTGCTGGAGACTGAGGCTGTATTCATAAAG AATCTGGATCACTACCTCACTCACAGAGACACACTGGAATTGAGGAAAAGTAAATTGCTCTATAAGCGCTGGACACAGAATGTGTGGCTGCCGATACAGAGGAGTATGGAGCAACACTTTACACACCATGGCTACAGTGAGACACAGAAGATGAGGAGCATGCATGCACACTACATCAACTACTGTAATGCTAAG GGTTTTGTGTTTCTAGAGAGTTACGATCCGCTAGAGTACAACCCTTTCCTGCACCATTTCAACACACGTTATCGCAAA CAGATTTTCACCCCAACATTGGAGGATCCTCTGTCTCTTCAGTCACGAGCCAGGATTAAGGAAAAGACGGCAATACTTCGCTGCCAAACAG GTCACGTCTATCGCCGTCAGCAGGTGGAGGAAATTCTCCGGAGTCCACCTACTTCCCAACAGAGCCTTAAACAGTCACAGGCCAAACTCTCCAGAGATACTACCTCACAGAGATTTTGGGAGGATCACAGTCTGTTTAGATCAAGATATTAG
- the fam228a gene encoding protein FAM228A isoform X2 gives MTHTKTADDMQHTLSLSSRKQLLQEQFNSEQQEVNAITQPLLETEAVFIKNLDHYLTHRDTLELRKSKLLYKRWTQNVWLPIQRSMEQHFTHHGYSETQKMRSMHAHYINYCNAKGFVFLESYDPLEYNPFLHHFNTRYRKIFTPTLEDPLSLQSRARIKEKTAILRCQTGHVYRRQQVEEILRSPPTSQQSLKQSQAKLSRDTTSQRFWEDHSLFRSRY, from the exons ATGACACATACAAAGACTGCAGATGACATGCAACACACCCTCTCTCTCAGCTCCAGAAAACAACTACTG CAGGAACAATTCAACTCTGAACAGCAAGAAGTTAATGCCATTACGCAGCCACTGCTGGAGACTGAGGCTGTATTCATAAAG AATCTGGATCACTACCTCACTCACAGAGACACACTGGAATTGAGGAAAAGTAAATTGCTCTATAAGCGCTGGACACAGAATGTGTGGCTGCCGATACAGAGGAGTATGGAGCAACACTTTACACACCATGGCTACAGTGAGACACAGAAGATGAGGAGCATGCATGCACACTACATCAACTACTGTAATGCTAAG GGTTTTGTGTTTCTAGAGAGTTACGATCCGCTAGAGTACAACCCTTTCCTGCACCATTTCAACACACGTTATCGCAAA ATTTTCACCCCAACATTGGAGGATCCTCTGTCTCTTCAGTCACGAGCCAGGATTAAGGAAAAGACGGCAATACTTCGCTGCCAAACAG GTCACGTCTATCGCCGTCAGCAGGTGGAGGAAATTCTCCGGAGTCCACCTACTTCCCAACAGAGCCTTAAACAGTCACAGGCCAAACTCTCCAGAGATACTACCTCACAGAGATTTTGGGAGGATCACAGTCTGTTTAGATCAAGATATTAG